One segment of Solanum stenotomum isolate F172 chromosome 1, ASM1918654v1, whole genome shotgun sequence DNA contains the following:
- the LOC125853367 gene encoding 60S ribosomal protein L7a-2, which yields MAPKKGVAVAAKKKPEKAKVVNPLFEKRPKQFGIGGALPPKKDVTRNVRWPRNVTLQRKKRILKMRLKVPPALNQFTKTLDKNLATNLFKMLLKYRPEDKAAKKERLVKRAQAEAEGKTPETKKPIIVKYGLKHITYLIEQNKAQLVVIAHDVDPIELVVWLPALCRKMEIPYCIVKGKARLGSIVHQKTASALCLTTVKNEDKMEFSRILEAIKANFNDKYEENRKKWGGGIMGSKSQARTKAKERVLAKEAAQRLN from the exons ATG GCTCCAAAGAAGGGTGTTGCAGTAGCAGCAAAGAAGAAGCCGGAGAAGGCGAAAGTGGTGAATCCACTGTTCGAGAAGCGGCCAAAGCAGTTCGGTATCGGCGGGGCGCTGCCGCCGAAGAAGGATGTAACTAGGAATGTAAGATGGCCTCGGAATGTTACCCTCCAAAGGAAGAAGAGGATTCTCAAGATGCGATTGAAGGTTCCTCCTGCTCTTAACCAGTTCACCAAAACCCTTGACAAGAACCTCG CTACAAACCTTTTCAAGATGCTTCTTAAGTACAGGCCCGAGGACAAAGCTGCAAAGAAGGAGCGTCTTGTCAAAAGGGCTCAAGCTGAAGCAGAAGGAAAAACTCCTGAAACAAAGAAACCTATTATTGTGAAGTATGGGCTTAAGCACATCACTTACCTTATTGAGCAG AACAAAGCTCAGTTGGTAGTGATTGCTCATGATGTGGACCCAATAGAGTTGGTTGTCTGGCTTCCTGCGCTATGCAGAAAGATGGAAATTCCTTACTGCATTGTGAAGGGCAAAGCTCGTTTAGGATCG ATCGTGCATCAGAAAACTGCTTCAGCCTTGTGTTTGACAACCGTGAAGAATGAGGACAAAATGGAGTTCAGCAGAATTTTGGAGGCCATTAAG GCTAACTTCAATGACAAGTATGAAGAGAACAGGAAGAAGTGGGGTGGTGGTATCATGGGCTCTAAGTCACAGGCCAGAACCAAGGCCAAGGAGAGAGTTCTTGCCAAGGAAGCTGCCCAGAGATTGAACTAG
- the LOC125856270 gene encoding uncharacterized protein LOC125856270 encodes FCRKKKKSHSVTWNVTGGSPAIPPPPKPLQANRDVEKGEIKPKDNSAMRDGGMVILGAAAATVVTAAVIDSGGGGGGGCGGGGGGGGCGCGGGGCGGGGCGGGGCGAVVLVWYFGGRKENISRNNVSVPAPPHVEKAVVTSPSACRDWGIRGWGGGGMSSWGGGGGGTIGVGARV; translated from the exons ttttgccgaaagaaaaagaagagccACTCAGTGACTTGGAATGTGACCGGCGGTTCTCCGGCTATTCCTCCGCCGCCGAAGCCTTTACAGGCGAATCGCGATGTTGAAAAGGGCGAAATTAAACCCAAGGATAACTCAGCAATGAGAGATGGCGGAATGGTTATTCTAGGTGCTGCTGCTGCAACAGTTGTCACCGCGGCTGTTATTGATAGTG GTGGTGGCGGAGGTGGTGGATGtggaggtggtggtggaggtggtGGATGTGGATGTGGAGGCGGAGGATGTGGTGGCGGAGGATGTGGTGGTGGTGGATGTGGAG CTGTAGTTTTGGTTTGGTATTTTGGTGGCCGAAAAGAAAATATCAGTCGGAATAATGTGTCTGTTCCTGCTCCTCCTCATGTCGAAAAGGCTGTTGTTACGAGTCCTAGTGCTTGTCGTGACTGGGGGATCCGGGGTTGGGGTGGTGGAGGGATGAGCTCTTGGGGTGGTGGGGGTGGTGGAACTATTGGCGTGGGCGCCAGAGTTTGA